One stretch of Natronobacterium gregoryi SP2 DNA includes these proteins:
- the rnhB gene encoding ribonuclease HII, translating to MPFGVDEAGKGPVLGSMFAAAVYVPEAAALPDGIADSKRLAPEHREKLAATLREDDRFGIGVAEISTGRIDEPTTDMNSLTVEAHANAIEAALEDCALENDSVDGLCDACDTDANRFARRVADAASLSRDLDLEARHGADDDSPVVGAASIVAKVERDAHVAAISEEYGDVGSGYPSDPTTREFLESYVDDHGELPPFARSSWSTCEKALASAQQTGLEQF from the coding sequence ATGCCATTCGGTGTCGACGAGGCAGGCAAAGGACCGGTGCTTGGGTCGATGTTCGCCGCGGCCGTCTACGTCCCGGAGGCGGCCGCGCTCCCGGATGGAATCGCGGATTCGAAACGGCTTGCGCCCGAGCACCGGGAGAAACTCGCCGCGACGCTGCGTGAAGACGACCGGTTCGGGATCGGCGTCGCCGAAATTTCGACCGGTCGAATCGACGAGCCGACGACGGACATGAACTCCCTTACCGTCGAGGCACACGCGAACGCGATCGAGGCTGCACTCGAGGACTGTGCGCTCGAGAACGACTCAGTCGACGGCCTCTGTGACGCCTGCGACACCGACGCCAACCGGTTCGCACGCCGGGTTGCCGACGCAGCGTCGCTCTCCAGAGACCTCGACCTCGAGGCACGCCACGGTGCCGACGACGACTCGCCGGTCGTCGGTGCGGCCAGTATCGTCGCCAAGGTCGAACGCGACGCCCACGTCGCGGCCATTTCCGAGGAGTACGGCGACGTCGGCAGCGGCTACCCGAGCGATCCGACGACCCGGGAGTTCCTCGAGTCGTACGTCGACGACCACGGCGAGTTACCACCGTTTGCCCGCAGTTCGTGGTCGACCTGCGAGAAGGCGTTGGCGAGCGCCCAGCAGACCGGACTCGAGCAGTTCTGA
- a CDS encoding S9 family peptidase — protein sequence MTATDSIPLDAFYDLTRITELAISPTGDRVAFVATEYDEAAEEAVTSLFVVPADGSREPHRLTTVDGASSPAWSPSGDRLAFLAARETDVERRVGRSERADSDDDADGENGSDEEPKQQVWAFDLERGGDARQVTDREEGVSAFDWSPEGDRLVIASRDPTEDEQSYLEQVRDGGPIETTRLQHKVDGVGWTDEVTTYLFVVDYESGDLDRLDDAYGGGAFQDLAGVEPRWGPTDRIAFTSCRLERPDDTLIRDVYTIAPDGAGLERLTDGDVQCSGPSWREDGTLGFLARDPENWCRPTEVYYYDGEEARSLTVDLDRTVAFWGTVEWVGDAAYTLVGDEGRTRIVRADLDGTVERVFEAQGDDRAIMGFDVADDEQTASLLFSHPNDGLDVHTVATEDLTADEPPASLRRLSDVNADLIDSYSMPTVRRVEWESNGWTLDGVVYHDPDVDLEDGPHPLVVAIHGGPMSYDEPEFSFDHAALTSRDYVVFRPNYRGGTSRGREFAEVLKGRWGTAEVEDIAAGVEDLVDRGWVDSDRVFGHGFSYGGIAQGYLVTQTDLFTAAAPEHGIYDLRSEFGTSDSHNWTEADFGLPWENPETYDDASAILKADELSTPLLVMAGGEDWRCPPTQSEQFYVAARKQDVDAKLVVYPDENHDVGDPDRAIHRLEQLLEWYEKHDPGREESAADE from the coding sequence GTGACTGCGACCGACTCGATTCCACTGGACGCGTTCTACGATCTCACCCGCATCACCGAACTCGCGATCTCGCCGACCGGCGACCGAGTCGCGTTCGTGGCGACGGAGTACGACGAAGCGGCCGAGGAAGCCGTCACCTCCCTGTTCGTCGTGCCCGCGGACGGTTCCCGCGAACCACACCGGCTGACTACCGTCGACGGTGCCTCGAGTCCCGCCTGGAGTCCCTCGGGGGACCGCCTTGCCTTCCTCGCGGCGAGAGAGACCGACGTAGAACGGCGCGTCGGCCGAAGCGAGCGAGCCGATTCGGACGACGATGCGGACGGCGAGAACGGCAGCGACGAGGAACCGAAACAGCAAGTCTGGGCGTTCGACCTCGAGCGTGGCGGTGACGCCCGACAGGTAACCGACCGCGAGGAAGGCGTCTCGGCGTTCGACTGGAGCCCAGAGGGCGACCGACTGGTGATCGCATCGCGCGATCCGACCGAAGACGAGCAGTCCTACCTCGAGCAGGTACGCGACGGCGGCCCGATCGAAACGACACGGCTCCAGCACAAAGTCGACGGCGTCGGCTGGACCGACGAAGTGACGACGTACCTGTTCGTCGTCGACTACGAATCGGGCGATCTCGATCGACTCGACGACGCCTACGGCGGCGGCGCGTTCCAGGACCTGGCGGGAGTGGAGCCGCGCTGGGGGCCAACCGACCGGATCGCGTTTACCTCCTGCCGGCTCGAGCGTCCCGACGATACGCTGATCCGAGACGTCTACACGATCGCGCCGGACGGTGCCGGCCTGGAGCGGCTGACCGACGGCGACGTACAGTGTTCGGGGCCGTCGTGGCGCGAGGACGGGACGCTCGGATTCCTCGCCCGCGACCCGGAGAACTGGTGTCGGCCCACGGAAGTCTACTACTACGACGGCGAAGAGGCACGGTCGCTGACGGTCGACCTCGACCGGACAGTCGCCTTCTGGGGAACCGTCGAGTGGGTCGGCGACGCCGCCTACACCCTCGTGGGCGACGAGGGCCGAACCAGAATCGTCCGCGCAGACCTCGACGGGACTGTCGAACGGGTCTTCGAGGCACAGGGCGACGATCGGGCGATCATGGGGTTCGACGTCGCCGACGACGAACAGACGGCGTCGCTTCTGTTCTCCCACCCGAACGACGGGCTCGACGTTCACACAGTGGCGACCGAGGACCTCACGGCCGACGAACCGCCGGCGTCGCTACGACGGCTCTCGGACGTCAACGCCGACCTGATCGACTCGTATTCGATGCCCACCGTCCGTCGCGTCGAGTGGGAATCAAACGGCTGGACGCTCGACGGCGTCGTCTACCACGATCCGGACGTCGACCTCGAGGACGGCCCGCACCCGCTCGTGGTGGCGATCCACGGCGGCCCCATGTCCTACGACGAACCCGAGTTCAGTTTCGACCACGCAGCCCTGACGAGCCGCGACTACGTCGTCTTCCGACCGAACTACCGCGGCGGCACCTCTCGGGGCCGGGAGTTCGCCGAGGTGCTGAAAGGTCGATGGGGGACGGCAGAGGTCGAGGACATCGCGGCCGGCGTCGAGGACCTCGTCGACCGCGGCTGGGTCGATTCCGACCGCGTCTTCGGGCACGGCTTCTCCTACGGCGGAATCGCACAGGGGTATCTCGTCACCCAGACGGACCTGTTCACCGCCGCCGCACCCGAACACGGGATCTACGACCTCCGGTCGGAGTTCGGTACCAGCGACTCGCACAACTGGACAGAAGCCGACTTCGGCCTCCCCTGGGAAAACCCGGAGACGTACGACGACGCCTCCGCGATCCTCAAGGCCGACGAACTCTCGACCCCGCTGCTCGTGATGGCCGGTGGCGAGGACTGGCGCTGTCCGCCCACCCAGTCCGAACAGTTCTACGTCGCGGCGCGAAAACAAGACGTCGACGCGAAACTCGTCGTCTACCCCGACGAGAACCACGACGTCGGCGATCCGGATCGGGCGATCCACCGACTCGAGCAACTACTCGAGTGGTACGAGAAACACGATCCGGGCAGAGAAGAATCGGCGGCGGACGAGTAG
- a CDS encoding tRNA pseudouridine(54/55) synthase Pus10, with the protein MITEDARALLETGFVCDSCLGRPFADRSFGLTNVERGRALRTTVALEDDEDFEPTEPADCWVCEGYCGTFDAIADAIVDALEGTAFGTYQVGTQVPPLVEENERLFREDAGLEPDIGESLKREVNREVGRRVGSKTGTEVDFDRPDVLAVVDLEGFDPLEALADGTVTGHAVDVQVNPAFVYGRYRKLERDIPQTEWPCRECGGSGVQLGDDGEEPCDYCGGSGYMYETSVEQAVRPHVVEAMDGDEGTFHGAGREDVDARMLEGGRPFVLEVKRPQTRDPDPAELEREINEVADGVEVEGLRLASYEMVERVKEHDASKQYRADVELDDPIDEDAFEAAIEELDGATLAQETPERVDHRRASLTRERTVYDLEGELRSPTEAEVRLHGEGGLYVKEFVSSDDGRTKPSLAGVLGTEAEVTALDVTGVEGEDEPFEREEYFVDEPRDKS; encoded by the coding sequence ATGATCACGGAAGACGCCCGCGCGCTGCTCGAGACGGGATTCGTCTGTGACTCCTGTCTCGGCCGGCCGTTTGCCGATCGGAGTTTCGGACTTACAAACGTCGAACGCGGCAGGGCGCTTCGAACGACGGTCGCACTGGAAGACGACGAGGACTTCGAGCCGACCGAACCGGCAGACTGCTGGGTCTGTGAGGGGTACTGTGGGACGTTCGACGCCATCGCGGACGCGATCGTCGACGCCCTCGAGGGAACGGCGTTTGGCACTTACCAGGTCGGCACCCAGGTCCCACCGCTGGTCGAAGAGAACGAACGGCTCTTCCGGGAGGACGCTGGACTCGAGCCGGACATCGGTGAGTCACTGAAGCGAGAGGTGAACCGCGAGGTCGGTCGCCGTGTCGGCTCCAAAACCGGTACGGAGGTCGACTTCGACCGACCCGACGTGCTCGCAGTCGTCGACCTCGAGGGGTTCGACCCGCTCGAGGCACTCGCGGACGGCACGGTCACGGGCCACGCGGTCGACGTCCAGGTCAACCCCGCGTTCGTCTACGGTCGCTATCGGAAACTCGAACGGGACATTCCCCAGACGGAGTGGCCCTGCCGGGAGTGTGGCGGCAGCGGCGTCCAGTTGGGCGACGACGGCGAAGAGCCCTGTGACTACTGTGGCGGGTCGGGTTACATGTACGAGACGAGCGTCGAACAGGCCGTTCGCCCGCACGTCGTCGAGGCCATGGACGGCGACGAGGGGACCTTCCACGGTGCGGGCCGCGAGGACGTCGACGCCCGCATGCTCGAGGGTGGCCGGCCGTTCGTCCTCGAGGTAAAACGACCCCAAACGCGCGATCCGGACCCGGCCGAACTCGAGCGTGAGATCAACGAAGTTGCCGACGGCGTCGAAGTCGAGGGGCTCCGATTGGCGAGCTACGAGATGGTCGAACGCGTCAAGGAACACGACGCGAGCAAACAGTATCGCGCGGACGTCGAGCTCGACGATCCGATCGACGAGGACGCGTTCGAGGCTGCGATCGAGGAACTCGACGGCGCGACCCTGGCCCAGGAGACACCCGAGCGTGTCGACCACCGCCGGGCGAGTCTCACCCGCGAACGAACGGTCTACGACCTCGAGGGCGAACTGCGGTCGCCGACGGAAGCCGAGGTCCGACTTCACGGTGAGGGTGGCCTCTACGTCAAAGAGTTCGTCAGCAGCGACGACGGCCGAACGAAGCCGAGTCTCGCTGGCGTACTCGGGACCGAGGCCGAGGTGACGGCACTCGACGTGACCGGCGTCGAAGGCGAGGACGAGCCGTTCGAACGCGAGGAGTACTTCGTCGACGAACCGCGCGACAAGAGCTGA
- a CDS encoding S1C family serine protease, which translates to MNDARLDRRRVLAAVGAGLASAVAGCTEPRSGDPIEGGPTGEIDRDAVADGSAFTDVYEAIIDSVTMIRVLGVDDPLTGGEGRGQGSGFLVDDTHVVTNDHVVAGGEEADLQYVNGDWTNTRLVGSDRYSDLAVLEVDHVPDEATPLSLAEERPVVGQQVVAVGNPYGLEGTLTEGVVSGVNRTVNPPDREFSYPNVIQTDAAVNPGNSGGPLVDLGGNVVGVVNAAGGDNIGFAISAALTRRVVPALIEDGEYHHSYMGIGLASVDRIIAQENDLERATGVIATDIVPDEAADGVLQGSNRTVRRSGELIPVGGDVILEMDGQPIPDRHALSAFLALETSPGQTIDLRLWRNGSEIHEQLTLGAR; encoded by the coding sequence ATGAACGATGCACGGCTCGATCGACGCCGCGTTCTCGCTGCTGTGGGCGCAGGTCTCGCCAGTGCAGTCGCCGGCTGTACCGAGCCCCGCAGCGGCGACCCGATCGAGGGCGGCCCAACCGGCGAAATCGATCGGGACGCCGTTGCCGACGGATCTGCCTTTACCGACGTCTACGAGGCGATTATCGATTCAGTGACGATGATCCGAGTGCTGGGCGTCGACGACCCACTGACCGGCGGTGAAGGCCGCGGTCAGGGTTCGGGATTTCTCGTCGACGACACCCACGTCGTCACGAACGACCACGTCGTCGCCGGTGGGGAAGAGGCGGACCTCCAGTACGTCAACGGCGACTGGACGAACACCCGCCTCGTCGGCAGCGACCGCTACAGTGACCTCGCCGTCCTCGAGGTCGATCACGTCCCCGACGAGGCGACGCCGCTGTCACTCGCCGAGGAACGTCCGGTTGTCGGCCAGCAAGTCGTCGCAGTCGGCAACCCCTACGGTCTCGAAGGGACACTCACCGAAGGAGTCGTCAGCGGCGTCAACCGCACCGTCAACCCACCGGATCGAGAGTTCTCGTACCCCAACGTGATCCAGACGGACGCCGCAGTCAATCCCGGCAACAGCGGCGGTCCGCTCGTCGACCTCGGCGGAAACGTCGTCGGCGTCGTCAACGCTGCAGGCGGAGACAACATCGGCTTTGCCATCTCGGCAGCACTCACCCGGCGGGTCGTCCCGGCGCTCATCGAAGACGGTGAGTACCACCACTCCTACATGGGAATCGGCCTCGCCTCCGTCGATCGAATTATCGCCCAGGAGAACGACCTCGAGCGGGCAACCGGCGTGATCGCCACCGACATCGTCCCCGACGAAGCAGCAGACGGCGTCTTGCAAGGGAGCAACAGAACCGTCCGCCGAAGCGGCGAACTGATCCCAGTCGGCGGCGACGTCATCCTCGAGATGGACGGCCAGCCGATCCCGGACCGACACGCACTCTCGGCGTTTCTCGCCCTCGAGACCAGCCCCGGCCAGACGATCGATCTGCGACTCTGGCGGAACGGCAGCGAGATCCACGAACAACTGACACTCGGCGCGCGGTAA
- a CDS encoding DUF7511 domain-containing protein, whose amino-acid sequence MSRHETDTRPSDGGPEPPAIELDHVTVENDDAPDECAVFPKDASEEQLLSSWIAAHEHSFVDLETMR is encoded by the coding sequence ATGTCACGACACGAAACCGATACGAGACCCTCCGATGGCGGTCCCGAGCCCCCGGCGATCGAACTCGATCACGTCACCGTCGAAAACGACGACGCCCCTGACGAGTGTGCCGTCTTCCCGAAAGACGCGTCGGAAGAACAACTGCTGTCGAGCTGGATCGCCGCTCACGAACACTCGTTCGTCGACCTCGAGACGATGCGGTAG
- a CDS encoding HVO_A0556 family zinc finger protein — protein MAKSDPARGSGTDGRSPTGDKRRLLSALEGRSCPTCDDGGTLERATYKGNAAVICDACGTPRVQVWTASF, from the coding sequence ATGGCAAAGTCAGACCCTGCACGGGGCTCGGGGACGGATGGGCGCAGTCCGACCGGCGACAAACGACGCCTGCTCTCGGCGCTCGAGGGGCGGTCGTGTCCGACTTGCGACGACGGTGGTACGCTCGAGCGCGCCACGTACAAGGGTAACGCGGCGGTGATCTGTGACGCGTGCGGGACGCCGAGGGTACAGGTGTGGACCGCCTCTTTTTGA
- a CDS encoding metal-dependent hydrolase, which yields MWPWGHLAVAYLLYTGYTHRRFDRAPLAVPTLALAVGSQFPDLIDKPLAWAVSVLPGGRTLGHSLLFAAVLVPVVALLADRLERQNVGIAFVVGHLSHLAADVPPSALTGDFTGTGFLLWPLVATREEEPVEGVLDAALHYYTMGPYELFQFGLFAVAAVVWYLDGAPGLEYTRRTLERVNSRLRTEG from the coding sequence ATGTGGCCGTGGGGACACCTCGCCGTTGCATACCTGCTGTACACCGGCTACACGCACCGCCGGTTCGACCGCGCACCCCTCGCAGTACCGACGCTGGCACTCGCCGTCGGCTCACAGTTTCCCGACCTGATCGACAAGCCCCTCGCCTGGGCAGTCAGTGTCCTCCCCGGCGGTCGGACGCTTGGCCACTCGTTGCTCTTTGCCGCAGTGCTCGTCCCAGTCGTCGCCCTCCTCGCAGACCGACTCGAACGACAAAACGTCGGTATCGCCTTCGTCGTCGGCCACCTGTCCCATCTCGCGGCCGACGTGCCGCCGTCGGCCCTGACCGGTGATTTTACTGGAACCGGCTTCCTCCTGTGGCCACTGGTGGCCACACGCGAGGAAGAACCTGTCGAGGGAGTCCTCGACGCCGCCCTCCACTACTACACGATGGGTCCGTACGAACTGTTCCAGTTCGGACTGTTCGCCGTCGCTGCCGTCGTCTGGTACCTGGACGGAGCTCCCGGCCTCGAGTACACCCGCCGGACGCTCGAGCGCGTCAACAGCCGGCTCCGCACCGAGGGGTAA
- the trmY gene encoding tRNA (pseudouridine(54)-N(1))-methyltransferase TrmY — protein sequence MRQFVLVGHDVPTEPDFSLDDLASGAGRLDALCRSITAAFVISHGIREDVRVHLIAQDELTITFDGSQLRRLNPDERSTAALVRKALEHRDEAIGVLPAEPSPGIEVYRRGFEATLEKLDGPIVQLHEDGDAVYDVEGLVDADPVFVLSDHRDFTDEETALLEDGVDHQVRIGPKRLHADQAVTVVHHFLDTDSYEQF from the coding sequence ATGCGCCAGTTCGTACTCGTCGGCCACGACGTGCCGACCGAACCCGACTTCTCGCTCGACGACCTCGCAAGTGGTGCCGGCCGTCTCGACGCGCTCTGTCGATCGATCACGGCCGCGTTCGTCATCTCCCACGGCATCCGCGAGGACGTCCGCGTCCACCTGATCGCACAGGACGAACTCACGATCACCTTCGACGGGAGCCAACTCCGACGGCTCAACCCCGACGAACGCAGCACCGCCGCGCTCGTCCGGAAAGCCCTCGAGCACCGTGACGAAGCCATCGGCGTCCTCCCCGCAGAACCCAGCCCCGGAATCGAGGTGTACCGCCGCGGCTTCGAGGCCACGCTCGAGAAACTCGACGGCCCGATCGTCCAGTTACACGAAGACGGCGACGCCGTTTACGACGTCGAGGGTCTCGTCGACGCCGACCCCGTCTTCGTCCTCTCGGACCACCGGGACTTCACCGACGAAGAGACGGCCCTGCTCGAGGACGGCGTCGACCATCAAGTCCGCATCGGACCCAAACGCCTGCACGCCGACCAGGCCGTGACAGTCGTCCATCACTTCCTAGATACCGACAGCTACGAGCAGTTCTGA
- the nucS gene encoding endonuclease NucS gives MVVEQLESPDPDAVVEAAKTAFRNGAMLTVEAECEVEYEGRTSGYLGPGDRILVAKPDGTFLVHQPTGHKPVNWMPGGGSVSTRVSEGEPVLLARRSNPTERVEVRIHECYGLTRFDATDGATYEESGTEAEMHEYIAENPDVLEEGLRIVEHERETKYGFVDFYAVDANGTPVVVEVKRIQATLNHFDQLQRYVSLYEDGKTPAESPGGGVTAGDGVRGMLVAPSASDRVKRALRDNGLEFVGLSEFGLDAKGSTEAKLTDF, from the coding sequence ATGGTCGTCGAGCAACTCGAGTCGCCGGACCCGGACGCCGTCGTCGAGGCGGCGAAGACGGCGTTTCGCAACGGCGCGATGTTGACAGTGGAAGCCGAGTGTGAGGTAGAGTACGAGGGTCGCACGAGTGGCTATCTCGGGCCGGGTGACCGGATTCTCGTCGCCAAGCCGGACGGCACGTTCCTGGTCCACCAGCCGACCGGCCACAAGCCAGTGAACTGGATGCCGGGCGGCGGCAGCGTCTCCACACGCGTCAGCGAGGGCGAACCAGTCCTGCTCGCTCGTCGTAGCAACCCTACCGAGCGCGTGGAAGTTCGTATCCACGAGTGCTACGGGCTGACCCGCTTTGACGCCACGGACGGCGCAACCTACGAGGAGTCGGGCACCGAAGCCGAGATGCACGAGTACATCGCCGAGAACCCCGACGTACTCGAGGAGGGACTCCGGATCGTCGAACACGAACGCGAGACGAAGTACGGGTTCGTCGACTTCTACGCGGTCGACGCGAACGGTACACCCGTCGTCGTCGAGGTCAAGCGCATCCAGGCGACGCTGAATCACTTCGACCAACTCCAGCGATACGTCTCGCTGTACGAGGACGGGAAAACGCCAGCGGAGTCACCGGGAGGTGGTGTCACCGCCGGCGACGGCGTCCGCGGGATGCTCGTCGCCCCCTCTGCTTCCGACCGCGTGAAACGGGCGCTCCGGGACAACGGCCTCGAGTTCGTCGGTCTCTCGGAGTTCGGACTCGATGCGAAGGGGTCGACGGAGGCGAAGCTGACGGATTTCTGA
- a CDS encoding type IV pilin gives MFELLTQRTCGNADERGVSPVIGVILMVAITVILAAVIATFVLGIGDDIQQDPQAGVSIDDGDPAAVDVSLTSMGNADGVAIVDTDDGQVLNESEDVDNAVLGSTGMTATVGEPGSYSVVAYMGDGSDLDETSVPDDELRATAVISNFDVEDPA, from the coding sequence ATGTTCGAACTACTGACTCAGCGGACGTGCGGAAACGCGGACGAACGCGGTGTTTCGCCCGTAATTGGTGTTATTCTAATGGTCGCGATTACCGTCATTCTCGCGGCCGTGATCGCGACGTTCGTCCTCGGGATCGGCGACGACATCCAGCAGGACCCACAGGCTGGCGTTTCGATCGACGACGGCGACCCGGCTGCCGTGGACGTGTCGCTGACGTCGATGGGTAATGCCGACGGTGTCGCTATCGTCGACACTGACGACGGACAGGTTCTGAACGAGAGCGAGGACGTCGACAACGCCGTTCTCGGGTCGACAGGAATGACAGCGACGGTGGGCGAACCTGGGAGTTACAGCGTCGTAGCGTACATGGGTGACGGTTCCGACCTCGACGAAACCTCCGTCCCTGACGACGAACTCCGTGCGACGGCGGTGATTAGCAACTTCGACGTCGAAGACCCCGCCTGA
- a CDS encoding DUF7575 domain-containing protein, giving the protein MQWLRALAAGGLSILLPGAGHALIRDWLRAFVFAGLYLSAIVIFLPSPDQLTAAESLTEMGELVSAETDSIGQFALSFIALFAAIDATFRAFGVPPDNTEGAEGPTCPECGKELDEDLEFCHWCTTRLESAEPDESEPEPKEA; this is encoded by the coding sequence ATGCAATGGCTTCGTGCGCTCGCTGCCGGCGGGCTCTCGATTCTCCTTCCAGGAGCAGGCCACGCGCTCATTCGTGACTGGCTCCGGGCGTTCGTCTTCGCTGGGCTGTATCTCTCCGCGATCGTGATCTTTCTGCCCTCGCCGGACCAGCTCACGGCGGCCGAGTCTCTGACCGAGATGGGAGAACTTGTCTCAGCGGAAACCGACTCGATAGGACAGTTCGCGCTTTCGTTCATCGCCCTGTTTGCAGCCATCGACGCGACGTTTCGCGCATTCGGCGTTCCACCGGACAACACCGAGGGGGCGGAGGGACCGACCTGTCCCGAGTGCGGAAAAGAACTGGACGAAGACCTCGAGTTCTGTCACTGGTGTACGACCCGACTCGAGTCGGCGGAGCCAGACGAGTCTGAACCAGAACCGAAGGAAGCCTGA
- a CDS encoding 3-dehydroquinate synthase II: MTRSVWIKADGSVGDWEDRRMRITAALEAGADWVLVDEGDVERVRELGDIGVAAFRTGGDMTLVDDAENDAETDASGPEPDAVVVGKNGEGDGTIDLPDDLSGSADLSTLRRDDDLERGAYVRILDEAYETFAETAAEVADHTIVVGEDWTIIPLENLIARIGEETNLVAGVTSAAEAKTAFETLEIGSDSVLLDSADPDEIRKTVEVRDEAERETLDLEYAEVLDVERVGSADRVCIDTGNLLEHDEGMLVGSMARGLVFVHAETAESPYVASRPFRVNAGAVHAYVRTPDGGTKYLSELRSGDEVQVVDTDGNTREAIVGRVKIEKRPMFRIALETEDGDRVETLLQNAETIKVASSEGRKPVTGLEAGDELLLYYEDTARHFGEAVEESIIEK, from the coding sequence ATGACTCGATCTGTCTGGATCAAAGCCGACGGGTCCGTCGGCGATTGGGAGGATCGGCGGATGCGGATCACCGCCGCGCTCGAGGCGGGCGCGGACTGGGTACTGGTCGACGAGGGAGACGTCGAACGCGTCCGCGAACTCGGCGACATCGGCGTCGCTGCGTTCCGGACTGGTGGCGACATGACGCTCGTCGACGACGCCGAGAACGACGCCGAGACCGATGCGTCGGGACCCGAACCAGACGCTGTCGTCGTCGGCAAGAACGGCGAAGGCGACGGGACGATCGATCTCCCCGACGATCTGTCGGGTTCTGCGGACCTCTCGACGCTTCGCCGCGACGACGACCTGGAGCGCGGTGCCTACGTTCGCATCCTGGACGAGGCCTACGAAACCTTCGCCGAGACGGCAGCCGAAGTTGCCGACCACACCATCGTCGTCGGCGAGGACTGGACGATCATCCCACTGGAGAATCTCATCGCTCGCATCGGCGAGGAGACGAACCTCGTCGCGGGCGTTACAAGCGCCGCGGAGGCAAAAACGGCGTTCGAGACGCTCGAGATCGGTAGCGACTCCGTCTTGCTCGATTCGGCCGATCCCGACGAGATCCGCAAGACAGTCGAGGTCCGCGACGAGGCCGAACGTGAGACCCTCGACCTCGAGTACGCCGAGGTACTCGACGTCGAGCGCGTCGGCAGCGCCGACCGGGTCTGTATCGACACTGGCAATCTGCTGGAGCACGACGAAGGGATGCTCGTCGGCTCGATGGCTCGCGGACTCGTCTTCGTCCACGCCGAGACCGCCGAGTCGCCGTACGTCGCCTCGCGCCCCTTCAGAGTCAACGCCGGCGCGGTCCACGCCTACGTTCGGACGCCAGACGGTGGGACGAAGTACCTCTCGGAACTCCGGAGCGGTGACGAGGTCCAGGTCGTCGACACCGACGGCAACACCCGTGAGGCGATCGTCGGCCGCGTCAAGATCGAGAAACGCCCGATGTTCCGGATCGCGCTGGAAACCGAGGATGGCGACCGCGTCGAGACGCTACTCCAGAACGCCGAGACGATCAAAGTCGCCTCTAGCGAGGGACGGAAACCAGTGACCGGCCTCGAGGCGGGGGATGAACTGCTGCTGTACTACGAGGATACGGCCCGCCACTTCGGTGAGGCCGTCGAGGAGAGTATCATCGAGAAGTAG
- a CDS encoding HFX_2341 family transcriptional regulator domain-containing protein, whose protein sequence is MDVVKRVHVVPVGYEFDRVLEPIRDQRADLVYLLEHDSDATERTEVDGVSPEARAEYHEKLHSELESVVPEVRSRRCDLHDVYAVLGSVTTIASTHADDSVYVNVSSAGTIAAIGATIACMDVSTDAHAYYVEPSTYAHDGKAEPSSFGVEQTETIPTYPIESPTRDQVAILGFLREPSAWGGFDDARTAPPKKKDLIEYARDCGLSFMADRRPPEERASEDKGAFRVLDAHVLDPLVEDGYVTVESVGRRRVVELTEQGENAYRAFKHKLTDGA, encoded by the coding sequence ATGGACGTCGTCAAGCGAGTGCACGTCGTTCCGGTGGGGTACGAGTTCGATCGGGTTCTCGAGCCGATCCGGGACCAACGAGCCGATCTCGTCTACCTCCTCGAGCACGATTCGGACGCGACGGAGCGGACCGAAGTCGACGGTGTCTCGCCCGAGGCCCGGGCGGAGTATCACGAGAAACTGCACAGCGAACTCGAGTCGGTCGTTCCCGAGGTTCGCAGCCGTCGCTGTGATCTGCATGACGTCTACGCCGTCCTCGGGTCCGTGACGACCATCGCGTCGACTCACGCCGACGACAGCGTCTACGTCAACGTCTCGAGTGCGGGGACGATCGCGGCAATCGGGGCGACGATTGCGTGTATGGACGTTTCGACGGACGCACACGCCTACTACGTCGAGCCGTCGACGTACGCCCACGACGGGAAGGCCGAGCCGTCGTCGTTCGGCGTCGAACAGACCGAAACGATCCCGACGTACCCGATCGAGTCGCCCACTCGTGATCAGGTCGCGATACTGGGATTCCTCCGAGAGCCGTCCGCGTGGGGCGGGTTCGACGACGCACGGACCGCACCGCCAAAGAAGAAAGATCTCATCGAGTACGCCAGAGATTGCGGGCTGTCTTTCATGGCTGACCGTCGTCCGCCCGAGGAACGGGCAAGCGAGGACAAAGGCGCGTTCCGGGTCCTCGACGCACACGTTCTCGATCCACTCGTCGAAGACGGGTACGTGACGGTCGAGTCGGTCGGTCGCCGACGAGTCGTCGAACTGACCGAACAGGGAGAAAACGCCTACCGGGCGTTCAAACACAAACTCACGGACGGAGCGTAG